A genome region from Marasmius oreades isolate 03SP1 chromosome 5, whole genome shotgun sequence includes the following:
- a CDS encoding uncharacterized protein (antiSMASH:Cluster_5.3) has translation MFGTKTLLFQSILATVVLAVGVRSRNQVEARDALSDFTPPTQCASACGKVTSSLKACTAGDPSCRCEDLTGNTLATCLECAQAHNPDATVHNPGDLTDTFTACQTRILRKGGGGSVSVDVGGALSIRPNVLGAIGIAVAGSVFL, from the exons ATGTTCGGAACCAAAACCCTCCTCTTCCAGTCCATACTCGCCACCGTCG TTCTGGCCGTTGGCGTACGTTCGAGGAACCAAGTGGAAGCAAGAGATGCACTCTCCGATTTCACACCTCCTACTCAATGTGCAAGCGCTTGCGGAAAAGTGACGTCGAGTTTGAAA GCTTGTACTGCTGGCGATCCTTCATGTAGATGCGAAGATCTGACTGGAAATACCCTGGCAACGTGCCTTGAATGTGCTCAAGCTCATAACCCGGATGCTACAGTTCACAATCCTGGAGATCTGACAGATA CTTTTACCGCCTGCCAGACGCGTATTTTACGGAAGGGAGGTGGCGGGTCGGTATCTGTCGATGTCGGTGGCGCATTGTCCATTCGCCCTAATGTATTGGGTGCGATCGGAATCGCTGTTGCAGGGTCGGTATTCCTGTAA
- a CDS encoding uncharacterized protein (antiSMASH:Cluster_5.3) has protein sequence MLTGKGIRMVQALGIASSAFLSGTMISTSIIAAPALLTPSMFYSSNHLALQWRNLYMRGSRVGPPITLLASSAYLFIAYTLFGNSNARSLAQLYAIAGALTFGVVPYTMFAMKPTNDTLILKAIDGPVQEPLSKTGETEDLVERWITKNLIRGLIALGGTAVGLYATLV, from the exons ATGTTGACAGGAAAAGGTATTCGGATGGTCCAAGCTCTGGGCATCGCGAGCTCTGCATTTCTCTCAG GGACTATGATATCGACCTCGATCATTGCAGCGCCTGCCCTTCTGACGCCCTCAATGTTTTACTCTTCCAACCACCTTGCTCTTCAATGGAGGAATCTATATATGCGTGGCTCTCGCGTAGGGCCACCTATTACCCTTCTAGCTTCATCGGCATACCTTTTTATCGCCTATACCCTCTTCGGAAACTCGAATGCCCGCTCTTTAGCGCAGTTGTATGCAATAGCTGGTGCCTTGACTTTTGGCGTGGTACCCTATACGATGTTCGCGATGAAGCCTACGAACGACACCCTGATTTTGAAAGCTATCGATGGGCCGGTGCAAGAACCGTTGTCGAAGACTGGCGAGACGGAAGACTTGGTGGAAAGGTGGATCACGAAGAACCTTATCAGAGGACTTATCGCGTTGGGTGGAACTGCAGTCGGACTGTATGCCACTCTTGTCTGA
- a CDS encoding uncharacterized protein (antiSMASH:Cluster_5.3), with protein MLEDNISRLEQRIRELESAEDPSAIRLHNPYSRTGYRSTPSPSQGNQREFYENQSITALTNFNQEPPVDLRQVYLTWFFSYYGSVFGMFLNESLLLKGACSALPLGHPSRPSPALLHTIYYIISHLRDTSPHVHPSQNPPHVTLSQVLQQVSNMLSSSHPKRLIHTIQAEVLLSNYFFLTKRILEGKYHLNTAISLAAGAGLHLIRSPSSHRQLLSTSAIPTCASYVEEGERINAFWVVYCMSNLWDTVCSNSVAFDVVFDSGREGRRIDTPWPRDMLDYEQDGIPTGLTNHSTVKNFLASSSTNCDVQGTSGITLYSKATILFARATSLANSSPNNMSSSDRQTFLADFNHTDRLIDSFASGLPSIPSERSPSTIHLAVLTHTLTYAAAIQLHSVFSGTDGRSSSKSLALAGVAVGLLPLFIDALRQSPDVARLPTVDPAFGLLWGIVGNVLVKEVRRVRARSISTASVGKENGLLDMLHTLVATMEGLKSHSAFMAYQLDTLKEAMKVP; from the exons ATGTTGGAAGATAACATCTCACGCCTCGAACAAAGGATACGCGAATTAGAGAGTGCAGAAGATCCGTCTGCTATCAGGCTTCATAATCCTTACTCTCGAACTGGATATCGATCGACTCCGTCGCCTTCACAAG GAAATCAAAGGGAATTCTATGAAAACCAAAGTATTACAGCTTTAACGAACTTCAATCAG GAACCACCCGTTGATCTGCGACAAGTATA TCTTACATGGTTCTTCTCGTATTACGGGTCGGTATTTGGGATGTTCCTGAATGAATCACTTCTTCTGAAGGGAGCGTGCTCAGCGCTACCCTTGGGACATCCATCGAGGCCTTCTCCCGCTCTATTACACACTATATACTACATTATTTCACACCTCCGAGATACATCACCTCATGTACATCCATCTCAGAACCCACCACATGTAACTCTTTCTCAAGTGCTTCAACAAGTCTCCAATATGCTTTCTTCATCACACCCCAAGAGGCTGATCCATACTATCCAAGCAGAGGTTCTGCTCTCCAACTATTTCTTCCTCACCAAGAGAATACTAGAGGGAAAATATCACTTGAACACTGCAATTTCATTGGCGGCGGGGGCAGGATTGCATCTTATCCGAAGTCCATCGAGTCATCGTCAGCTACTTTCGACGTCTGCTATACCTACGTGTGCCAGTTACGTTGAAGAAGGGGAGAGAATAAACGCTTTCTGGGTCGTGTACTGCATGAGCAACTTGTGGGATACAGTTTGTTCGAATTCTGTAGCTTTTGACGTCGTCTTTGACTCTGGacgggaaggaaggaggatCGATACGCCGTGGCCCAGGGACATGTTAGACTACGAACAA GATGGGATTCCGACGGGACTCACAAACCATTCGACCGTGAAGAATTTCCTCGCAAGCTCATCTACCAACTGCGACGTCCAAGGAACATCCGGTATTACTCTCTATTCTAAAGCAACAATTCTCTTCGCTCGTGCGACGTCGCTCGCAAATTCATCGCCCAATA ACATGAGTAGCTCGGATAGACAAACATTTTTGGCAGATTTCAATCATACAGACCGGCTTATAGACTCCTTCGCGTCCGGACTTCCATCTATTCCCTCCGAGAGGTCTCCTTCAACCATTCACCTCGCGGTTTTGACGCACACCTTAACATATGCCGCCGCGATTCAACTTCATTCCGTGTTTTCTGGTACAGATGGCCGCTCTAGTAGCAAATCTCTAGCGTTGGCGGGAGTGGCGGTTGGATTGCTCCCACTATTCATTGACGCCCTCAGACAGTCTCCTGATGTTGCTAGGCTCCCAACTGTGGATCCCGCTTTTGGacttctctggggtatcgtCGGTAATGTTCTTGTGAAGGAGGTGAGAAGGGTACGAGCCCGCTCCATATCAACGGCGAGCGTCGGAAAGGAGAACGGGTTACTGGATATGTTGCATACGTTGGTGGCGACGATGGAAGGGCTCAAAAGCCATTCAGCTTTCATGG CATATCAGCTCGATACACTGAAAGAAGCTATGAAAGTACCATGA
- a CDS encoding uncharacterized protein (antiSMASH:Cluster_5.3), giving the protein MVRPSTLLVQSILAAVVLASGFHPQGQLEARAALSNSTAPSQCKVACDKVTGSLQACAAGDPKCNCEDLTGDTLATCLDCVKAHNPDATVNNPENMNMTDVYPSVCQAHVLRKGGGVHVGGSSGALSVRPSVLGVVGLAVAAWLA; this is encoded by the exons ATGGTCCGCCCCAGCACACTCCTCGTTCAAAGTATTCTCGCTGCCGTCG TCCTGGCGTCTGGTTTTCATCCTCAGGGACAGCTCGAAGCGAGGGCTGCGCTTTCAAATTCTACTGCTCCTTCTCAATGCAAAGTCGCTTGCGACAAAGTGACGGGAAGTCTTCAG GCCTGTGCGGCAGGTGATCCTAAATGCAATTGCGAAGATCTTACCGGAGACACACTTGCGACATGCCTCGACTGTGTCAAAGCTCACAATCCGGATGCTACAGTTAACAATCCTGAAAATATGAATATGACGGATG TTTACCCTTCGGTGTGTCAGGCTCATGTTCTAAGAAAGGGAGGCGGGGTACATGTTGGTGGCAGCAGTGGAGCTTTGTCCGTTCGCCCGAGCGTACTCGGTGTGGTCGGGCTCGCTGTTGCGGCGTGGTTGGCTTGA